A portion of the Calothrix sp. 336/3 genome contains these proteins:
- a CDS encoding peptidylprolyl isomerase gives MMKSLNVSQKEIIEQLKLSCQVPSLLEAIATRKIIFNTVKDAGIKVENEELQQAADALRAANRLIKAEDTWNWLQKYYLSVEDFEQLAEMSLLSVKLAHHLFADKVKPYFYENQLNYLAAVTYEVVLEDEDLAWELFYAVTEGEITFQDVTRQHIQNPELRRAGGYRGIKHRHELKPDIAAAVFIANSPELLKPIAIGKKVHLIWVEEIIQPKLDEQLCLKIMGDLFADWLKQQITQVEIIPHFESDSYSQPVQELLRIAS, from the coding sequence ATGATGAAATCATTAAATGTATCTCAAAAAGAGATAATTGAACAACTAAAACTGTCATGTCAAGTTCCTAGTTTATTAGAAGCGATCGCCACTCGTAAAATAATCTTTAATACAGTCAAAGATGCAGGCATTAAAGTAGAAAATGAAGAACTACAACAGGCAGCTGATGCCTTGCGGGCTGCTAACCGACTCATTAAAGCTGAAGACACTTGGAACTGGCTACAAAAATATTATCTTTCTGTCGAAGATTTTGAACAATTAGCAGAAATGAGCCTGTTATCTGTCAAGTTAGCCCATCATTTATTTGCAGACAAAGTTAAACCGTACTTTTATGAAAACCAACTCAATTATCTAGCTGCTGTCACCTACGAAGTTGTCTTAGAAGACGAAGATTTAGCTTGGGAATTATTTTATGCAGTCACTGAAGGCGAAATTACCTTTCAGGATGTGACTCGTCAACACATTCAAAATCCAGAGTTGCGACGCGCTGGGGGATATCGCGGTATCAAACATCGTCATGAGTTGAAACCAGATATTGCTGCTGCGGTGTTTATTGCGAATTCTCCAGAGTTACTCAAACCGATTGCGATTGGAAAAAAAGTACATTTAATTTGGGTTGAGGAAATTATCCAGCCAAAATTAGACGAGCAGCTATGCTTAAAGATTATGGGTGATTTATTCGCAGATTGGTTAAAACAACAAATTACCCAAGTAGAAATTATTCCCCATTTTGAATCAGATTCCTATTCTCAACCTGTGCAGGAATTATTGAGGATAGCTTCATAA